In one Halosimplex halophilum genomic region, the following are encoded:
- a CDS encoding ribosome assembly factor SBDS: MISLDEAVTARLESHGERFEVLVEPDAALAMKRGEFDGDLEDVIAAEDVFENASRGDRPPENALEEVFGTTDPLEIIPEVVERGEIQITAEQRKEMQERKHKELVNRITRNAVNPQMDDAPHPPDRIESALEEADFKVDPMEPVEQQVDEALDALRPVIPIRFDTVKVAAQLPPDYAGSGQAQIREFGDLEREEWQPDGSWVGVVEFPAGMQNEFYDLVNEVSSGEAETRILKDEDDIDTR; the protein is encoded by the coding sequence ATGATATCGCTCGACGAGGCCGTGACGGCGCGTCTGGAGTCCCACGGCGAGCGCTTCGAAGTGCTCGTCGAACCCGACGCCGCCCTCGCCATGAAGCGCGGCGAGTTCGACGGGGACCTGGAGGACGTGATCGCCGCCGAGGACGTCTTCGAGAACGCCTCCCGCGGGGACCGCCCGCCGGAGAACGCGCTCGAGGAGGTGTTCGGCACCACCGACCCGCTGGAGATCATCCCCGAGGTCGTCGAACGCGGGGAGATCCAGATCACCGCCGAGCAGCGCAAGGAGATGCAGGAGCGCAAGCACAAGGAGCTGGTCAACCGCATCACGCGCAACGCGGTCAACCCGCAGATGGACGACGCGCCCCACCCGCCCGACCGCATCGAGAGCGCCCTGGAGGAGGCCGACTTCAAGGTCGACCCGATGGAGCCCGTCGAACAGCAGGTCGACGAGGCGCTCGACGCGCTGCGGCCGGTGATCCCAATCCGCTTCGACACCGTGAAGGTCGCCGCCCAGTTGCCGCCGGACTACGCCGGCAGCGGCCAGGCGCAGATCCGCGAGTTCGGCGACCTCGAACGCGAGGAGTGGCAGCCCGACGGCTCCTGGGTCGGCGTCGTCGAGTTCCCCGCCGGGATGCAAAACGAGTTCTACGACCTCGTCAACGAGGTCTCCAGCGGCGAGGCCGAGACCCGCATCCTCAAAGACGAGGACGACATCGACACCCGGTAA
- a CDS encoding SRPBCC family protein: MALPRIERTPDGRRLVVDRVVGADAGAAWTVLTDTERWPEWGPSVTAVRSRDRYIEPGSRGEVQVAGGPWVPFEVETCADYRWTWRVAKIPATGHAVTPLGDDRSRVAFEIPLLAGGYAVVCRRALDRIASLAERDELSKR; this comes from the coding sequence ATGGCACTGCCGCGGATCGAGCGAACGCCCGACGGACGGCGGCTGGTCGTGGACCGCGTCGTCGGCGCGGACGCCGGGGCCGCCTGGACGGTCCTGACCGACACCGAGCGGTGGCCCGAGTGGGGCCCGAGCGTCACGGCCGTCCGGTCCCGGGACCGCTACATCGAACCCGGGTCGAGGGGGGAGGTACAGGTCGCCGGCGGCCCGTGGGTCCCCTTCGAGGTCGAGACGTGTGCGGACTACCGCTGGACGTGGCGCGTCGCGAAGATCCCGGCGACCGGTCACGCGGTCACGCCGCTGGGCGACGACCGCTCGCGGGTCGCCTTCGAGATCCCGCTGCTCGCGGGCGGGTACGCCGTCGTCTGCCGCCGGGCGCTCGACCGGATCGCGTCGCTCGCCGAGCGCGACGAGCTATCGAAGCGGTAG
- a CDS encoding aminopeptidase, producing the protein MVDDGNASGDASGEAGAERRGEYVDGVDGGELVDTSPDSLTLTPEQHERLKTHLHGDRLNEIEYSDRRYLVVGRGGDGGPGRRRRRARDLLDDRRDATAFMLEDFGLSGEEIDLWAPAFEILCEQATHVVGVLEDFDGGHVWELGYLYHEGSRVRDALWLLKRTYESDERRRERYDNGMAAAHLAALERAAGDRVVRWRDESDLRRAVGEIP; encoded by the coding sequence ATGGTCGACGACGGGAACGCGTCGGGGGACGCGAGCGGCGAGGCGGGAGCGGAGCGGCGAGGGGAGTACGTCGACGGCGTCGACGGCGGGGAACTCGTCGACACGAGCCCGGACTCGCTGACGCTGACGCCGGAGCAACACGAGCGACTCAAGACGCACCTCCACGGGGACCGGCTGAACGAGATCGAGTACAGCGACCGGCGGTACCTCGTCGTGGGACGGGGCGGCGACGGCGGCCCGGGGCGGCGCCGCCGGCGGGCCCGGGACCTGCTGGACGACCGCCGCGACGCGACGGCCTTCATGCTGGAGGACTTCGGGCTCTCGGGCGAGGAGATCGACCTGTGGGCGCCCGCCTTCGAGATCCTCTGCGAGCAGGCGACCCACGTCGTCGGCGTCCTGGAGGACTTCGACGGCGGCCACGTCTGGGAACTGGGGTACCTCTACCACGAGGGGAGCCGCGTCCGCGACGCGCTCTGGCTGCTGAAGCGGACCTACGAGAGCGACGAGCGGCGGCGCGAGCGCTACGACAACGGGATGGCCGCCGCCCACCTCGCGGCGCTCGAACGCGCGGCGGGCGACCGCGTCGTCCGCTGGCGCGACGAGTCGGACCTCCGGCGGGCCGTCGGCGAGATCCCCTGA
- a CDS encoding methyltransferase domain-containing protein codes for MKRSIDEHAARFDEKAGEYDDSKSDEYRACASLVVEHANPRPGDTVLDLGTGTGAIALPLAEEAERVIGRDISEGMLDEARSKADDRGLSNVEFGEGRFREPAVPDDADVDVVTTNFAMHHLSDGEKREAIEVITDLGPRRIVLGDVMFFDGPDPEEPFYSPEVDDPATVGALADAFTDADYPVTAVERVHDQVGVLVAQRVVPLGGRRGTGPSEAERASEAGEES; via the coding sequence ATGAAACGCTCCATCGACGAGCACGCCGCCCGCTTCGACGAGAAGGCCGGCGAGTACGACGACTCGAAGAGCGACGAGTACCGCGCCTGCGCGTCGCTGGTCGTCGAGCACGCCAACCCCCGCCCGGGCGACACCGTCCTCGACCTGGGGACCGGAACGGGTGCGATCGCCCTCCCGCTGGCCGAGGAGGCCGAGCGGGTGATCGGCCGCGACATCAGCGAGGGAATGCTCGACGAGGCCCGCTCGAAGGCCGACGACCGCGGGCTCTCCAACGTCGAGTTCGGCGAGGGGCGGTTCCGCGAGCCCGCCGTCCCCGACGACGCCGACGTGGACGTGGTGACGACGAACTTCGCGATGCACCACCTCTCGGACGGGGAGAAACGGGAGGCCATCGAGGTGATCACCGACCTCGGACCGCGGCGGATCGTCCTGGGCGACGTGATGTTCTTCGACGGCCCCGACCCCGAGGAGCCGTTCTACAGCCCCGAGGTCGACGACCCGGCGACGGTGGGCGCGCTCGCGGACGCGTTCACGGACGCCGACTACCCGGTGACGGCGGTCGAGCGGGTCCACGACCAGGTGGGCGTGCTCGTCGCCCAGCGCGTGGTACCCCTGGGCGGCCGGAGAGGGACGGGACCGTCGGAAGCCGAGCGGGCGTCGGAGGCGGGTGAGGAGTCGTGA
- a CDS encoding RNase P subunit p30 family protein: protein MSDTDRRADDSAFEAVHAHSDGEATVARHALTAAEYGFDGVVVRNHGDAPAEFDAEEIADQYGVEVVEGVEIRAEDPSRASGFVGNHRRSKTVVAVHGGTPAINRFAVEQPAVDVLAHPMVGDGDVNHVLAKAAAENGVRFEFSFRRVLRADGGRRVQAIRDLRKLREIVEACDAPYVVSADPRSHLQLRAPRELAAVGEVLGFDAQQVRAGLAEWGRIADRNRRLTSDAFVEPGVYRVSTDDDSDEAMPLDGDGEASPDSDDR, encoded by the coding sequence ATGAGCGACACGGATCGAAGGGCGGACGACTCGGCCTTCGAGGCCGTCCACGCCCATTCCGACGGCGAGGCGACCGTCGCCCGCCACGCGCTGACCGCCGCCGAGTACGGCTTCGACGGGGTCGTCGTCCGCAACCACGGCGACGCTCCCGCCGAGTTCGACGCCGAGGAGATCGCCGACCAGTACGGCGTCGAGGTGGTCGAGGGCGTCGAGATCCGGGCCGAGGACCCCTCGCGGGCGAGCGGATTCGTCGGCAACCACCGCCGGTCGAAGACGGTGGTGGCGGTCCACGGCGGGACGCCCGCGATCAACCGCTTCGCCGTCGAGCAGCCGGCCGTCGACGTGCTCGCCCACCCGATGGTCGGCGACGGCGACGTGAACCACGTCCTCGCGAAGGCAGCCGCCGAGAACGGCGTCCGCTTCGAGTTCTCCTTCCGGCGGGTGCTGCGGGCCGACGGCGGCCGACGGGTCCAGGCGATCCGGGACCTGCGCAAACTCCGGGAGATCGTCGAGGCCTGCGACGCCCCCTACGTCGTCAGCGCCGACCCGCGCAGTCACCTGCAGCTCCGGGCGCCCCGCGAACTCGCCGCGGTCGGCGAGGTGCTCGGGTTCGACGCCCAGCAGGTGCGGGCGGGGCTCGCCGAGTGGGGCCGGATCGCCGACCGCAACCGCCGGCTGACGAGCGACGCGTTCGTCGAACCCGGTGTCTACCGGGTGTCCACGGACGACGACAGCGACGAGGCGATGCCGCTCGACGGCGACGGGGAGGCGTCGCCCGATAGCGACGACCGGTAG
- a CDS encoding Rpp14/Pop5 family protein gives MKHLPKHLQPRWRYLAVGLEGWPDAEIGRRAFQRELWFAAQNLVGDAGSAEADLSVVRFGFEAGAGHAIVRARRGEVDRARAVLACLDGVDGAEVGVRVRGVSGTVRACEEKYIRSPPEPTDQRNVVFENAERRAVGRGGRIDVRADDAFVGATELDL, from the coding sequence GTGAAACACCTCCCGAAACACCTGCAGCCGCGGTGGCGCTACCTGGCGGTCGGGCTGGAGGGGTGGCCCGACGCGGAGATCGGTCGGCGGGCGTTCCAGCGGGAGCTGTGGTTCGCGGCGCAGAACCTCGTGGGCGACGCCGGGAGCGCCGAGGCGGACCTGTCGGTGGTCCGGTTCGGCTTCGAGGCGGGAGCGGGCCACGCCATCGTACGGGCGCGGCGGGGGGAGGTCGACCGCGCGCGGGCAGTGCTGGCCTGTCTGGACGGGGTCGACGGGGCGGAGGTGGGCGTCCGCGTGCGGGGGGTTAGCGGCACGGTGCGGGCCTGTGAAGAAAAGTATATACGGAGCCCGCCGGAACCAACGGACCAGAGAAACGTCGTCTTCGAGAACGCCGAGCGGCGTGCCGTCGGTCGCGGCGGCCGAATCGACGTGCGGGCCGACGACGCGTTCGTCGGGGCGACCGAACTCGATCTATAA
- a CDS encoding helix-turn-helix domain-containing protein has product MRPEPVEASDGGADGATDAFDPWLALQRVTDETRANIVADVVGHPKGAPSVDELDYTNPSLEADTIRNHLKTLAEAGVVEELTVPAGQRTRGYPYKFYRVTEAARELFDRNGLFPAEAWRRQYERVEKTPEIRELEAMPRPDE; this is encoded by the coding sequence ATGAGGCCCGAACCGGTCGAGGCGAGCGACGGCGGGGCTGACGGGGCGACCGACGCGTTCGACCCGTGGCTCGCGCTCCAGCGGGTCACCGACGAGACGCGGGCGAACATCGTCGCGGACGTGGTCGGCCACCCGAAGGGCGCGCCCAGCGTCGACGAGCTCGACTACACCAACCCCAGCCTGGAGGCCGACACCATCCGCAACCACCTGAAGACCCTCGCGGAGGCGGGCGTCGTCGAGGAGCTGACGGTCCCCGCCGGCCAGCGGACCCGGGGCTACCCCTACAAGTTCTACCGGGTGACGGAGGCGGCCCGGGAACTGTTCGACCGCAACGGCCTGTTCCCCGCGGAGGCGTGGCGACGCCAGTACGAGCGCGTCGAGAAGACCCCCGAGATCCGTGAGCTCGAAGCGATGCCCCGCCCGGATGAGTAG
- a CDS encoding HVO_2901 family zinc finger protein — MTHVCRNCKRTFSTELELELHRDTCSQGDLFCDECGERFAERTATEDGWHYRCPSDDCDGEGMGEDIHKVTDVRLEKSV; from the coding sequence ATGACCCACGTCTGCCGCAACTGCAAACGCACGTTCAGTACAGAGCTCGAACTCGAACTCCACCGGGACACGTGCTCGCAGGGCGACCTCTTTTGCGACGAGTGCGGCGAGCGGTTCGCGGAGCGAACGGCCACCGAGGACGGCTGGCACTATCGATGCCCCAGCGACGACTGCGACGGCGAGGGCATGGGCGAGGACATCCACAAAGTGACCGACGTACGCCTCGAGAAGTCGGTCTGA
- the psmA gene encoding archaeal proteasome endopeptidase complex subunit alpha, with product MQGQSQQQAYDRGITIFSPDGRLYQVEYAREAVKRGTASIGVRTADGVVLAVDKRIRSPLMERSSVEKIHKADDHIGIASAGHVADARQLIDFARRQAQVNQLRYGEPIGVETLTKAVTDHIQQYTQVGGARPFGVALIIGGIANGEPRLYETDPSGTPYEWKALAVGADRGDIREYLEDNYDEEMDLDGGVGLALEALASVNDGELSPEGIGIATISVDDETFTEMSDAEKESHLDELDLLAVEDEDDEADSEE from the coding sequence ATGCAGGGACAATCGCAACAGCAGGCGTACGACCGAGGGATCACGATCTTCTCGCCGGACGGTCGGCTCTACCAGGTCGAGTACGCCCGCGAAGCCGTCAAGCGCGGCACGGCGAGTATCGGCGTCCGAACAGCTGACGGGGTCGTGCTGGCGGTGGACAAGCGCATCCGCTCGCCGCTGATGGAGCGCTCCAGCGTCGAGAAGATCCACAAGGCCGACGACCACATCGGCATCGCCAGCGCGGGCCACGTCGCCGACGCGCGCCAGCTCATCGACTTCGCCCGCCGCCAGGCGCAGGTCAACCAGCTGCGCTACGGCGAGCCCATCGGCGTCGAGACGCTCACCAAGGCCGTCACCGACCACATCCAGCAGTACACCCAGGTCGGCGGCGCGCGCCCGTTCGGCGTCGCGCTCATCATCGGCGGCATCGCCAACGGCGAGCCCCGCCTCTACGAGACCGACCCGTCGGGGACGCCCTACGAGTGGAAGGCGCTGGCCGTCGGCGCCGACCGCGGGGACATCCGGGAGTACCTGGAGGACAACTACGACGAGGAGATGGACCTCGACGGCGGCGTCGGCCTCGCCCTGGAGGCGCTCGCGTCGGTCAACGACGGCGAGCTCTCCCCGGAGGGCATCGGCATCGCCACCATCAGCGTCGACGACGAGACGTTCACCGAGATGAGCGACGCCGAGAAGGAATCGCACCTCGACGAGCTCGACCTGCTTGCCGTCGAGGACGAGGACGACGAGGCGGACAGCGAGGAGTAA
- a CDS encoding ABC transporter ATP-binding protein has protein sequence MITARDLRKEYGGFVAVEGSTFTVEEGEVFGIIGPNGAGKTTTLKMLAGLVEPTDGEVSVAGYDAGETEMRQRLGFLPEESPLYEEMTPVSYLHFFADLYDVPEGVADRRIHDTLERLELDHRDRPLGDMSKGMKRKVAIARSLINDPDVLIYDEPGSGLDPLTTNYIIDFTRELGEQGKTIVFSAHNLYHVESICDRVAIMNEGRIVAKGDLDELQAEYGRTEYHVYTTVEVPDSARENGHYRRVVESMDAVDETREAAQAAGGEVVDIRTEESSLEEVFLNVAESDPEAERTSGPRP, from the coding sequence ATGATCACGGCCCGCGACCTGCGCAAGGAGTACGGCGGCTTCGTCGCGGTTGAGGGGAGCACGTTCACGGTCGAGGAGGGCGAGGTCTTCGGCATCATCGGCCCGAACGGGGCCGGCAAGACGACGACGCTGAAGATGCTGGCGGGCCTCGTCGAACCGACCGACGGCGAGGTCTCCGTCGCTGGCTACGACGCTGGCGAGACGGAGATGCGCCAGCGGCTGGGCTTTCTCCCCGAGGAGTCGCCGCTGTACGAGGAGATGACGCCGGTCTCGTACCTGCACTTCTTCGCGGATCTGTACGACGTGCCGGAGGGCGTCGCGGACCGGCGCATCCACGACACGCTCGAACGGCTGGAGCTCGACCACCGCGACCGCCCGCTGGGGGACATGTCCAAGGGGATGAAGCGGAAGGTCGCCATCGCGCGGTCGCTCATCAACGACCCCGACGTGCTGATCTACGACGAACCCGGCAGCGGCCTCGACCCGCTGACGACCAACTACATCATCGACTTCACGCGCGAGCTGGGCGAGCAGGGCAAGACCATCGTCTTCAGCGCGCACAATCTCTACCACGTCGAGAGCATCTGCGATCGCGTCGCCATCATGAACGAGGGTCGCATCGTCGCCAAGGGCGACCTGGACGAACTCCAGGCGGAGTACGGCCGGACCGAGTACCACGTCTACACGACCGTCGAAGTGCCGGATAGCGCCCGCGAGAACGGCCACTACCGGCGCGTCGTCGAGAGCATGGACGCGGTCGACGAGACCCGGGAGGCGGCCCAGGCCGCGGGCGGCGAGGTCGTCGACATCCGGACCGAGGAGTCCAGTCTCGAAGAGGTGTTCCTCAACGTCGCCGAGTCCGACCCCGAGGCCGAGCGGACCTCGGGGCCGCGGCCGTGA
- a CDS encoding RNA-binding protein gives MPSVPLHYVDLRAFCYVTEDEERVESALRTFLPEDFEVERAVSEGHHGDRIVVLSARVERADEIRHVLDALGDLGDLDAVVDELDERVDDNCAFYLTLDKQAAFRGEIERGDGITFRSKVEAYPAKKPKAVENAREVFEAL, from the coding sequence ATGCCCTCCGTCCCGCTGCACTACGTCGACCTGCGCGCGTTCTGCTACGTCACCGAGGACGAGGAGCGCGTCGAGTCGGCGCTGCGGACCTTCCTCCCGGAGGACTTCGAGGTCGAGCGGGCGGTCTCGGAGGGCCACCACGGCGACCGCATCGTCGTCCTCTCGGCACGGGTCGAGCGCGCCGACGAGATCCGCCACGTCCTCGACGCGCTCGGCGACCTCGGCGACCTCGACGCCGTCGTCGACGAGCTCGACGAGCGGGTCGACGACAACTGCGCCTTCTACCTGACGCTGGACAAGCAGGCGGCGTTCCGCGGCGAAATCGAGCGCGGCGACGGCATCACCTTCCGCTCGAAGGTCGAGGCCTACCCCGCCAAAAAGCCCAAGGCCGTCGAGAACGCCCGCGAGGTCTTCGAGGCGCTCTGA